One genomic window of Corynebacterium diphtheriae includes the following:
- a CDS encoding arginine repressor translates to MSNGPITRTVRQALILDLLEQNQVSSQMQLSELLKQRGVDITQGTLSRDLDELGAKKIRPNGGRAFYAVGTSEDAASSTTAGTREKLRKMLDDLLVSVDHSGNIAVLRTPPAGAPFLASFIDRVGMDEVVGTIAGDDTVFVLARDPMTGKELGEFLSQRRTSL, encoded by the coding sequence ATGAGCAATGGCCCGATTACGAGGACGGTTCGTCAAGCACTTATTTTGGATTTGCTCGAGCAAAACCAAGTGTCGAGTCAGATGCAGTTGTCGGAATTATTAAAGCAACGCGGCGTTGACATCACTCAAGGTACTTTGTCACGCGATTTAGATGAGCTCGGCGCTAAAAAAATCCGCCCTAATGGTGGGCGTGCATTTTATGCCGTAGGGACATCTGAAGATGCTGCGTCATCTACGACGGCAGGAACTCGTGAAAAATTACGAAAAATGTTAGACGATCTTTTAGTGTCAGTAGACCACTCTGGAAACATTGCGGTGCTGCGCACACCTCCGGCGGGGGCACCCTTTTTAGCGTCCTTTATTGATCGTGTTGGAATGGACGAGGTTGTGGGGACCATCGCGGGCGATGACACCGTGTTTGTGCTGGCGCGTGACCCTATGACGGGCAAGGAATTGGGAGAATTTCTAAGCCAACGACGAACGTCACTCTAA
- a CDS encoding tetratricopeptide repeat protein produces MADSSSRSSHDGPRRSNEGRPRGGSYGKKRSEGGKPRRFGNQTSESRRGQGYGKRWEKQDGDRRSYRGDSANSQRRHDRDGGEWKRGDRKDYRSDRSNRFESKGQKRQHSQRGGSDRDKHFNGPMRSGYREERITKRLNEPALPADIDVRDLDPMVLQDLKVLAKDNADAVAKHMIMAAVWMSEDPELALKHARAAKDRAGRVAIARETCGIAAYHAGEWKEALSELRAARRMSGGPGLIAVMADCERGLGRPEKVIELARNEDTKHLDHETRIELAIVVAGARLDLGQPESAVATLESMNPKENASGLEAARLSYAYADALLQSGRKEDAHRWFTICKVQDIDETTDVVDRLESLAH; encoded by the coding sequence ATGGCTGATTCCTCATCACGTAGCTCACACGACGGACCTCGCCGTTCCAACGAAGGGCGACCACGTGGTGGTAGCTACGGTAAAAAGCGTTCAGAAGGTGGAAAACCTCGTCGCTTTGGTAACCAAACCTCTGAGTCTCGTCGTGGTCAAGGCTACGGTAAGCGATGGGAAAAACAGGATGGTGACCGTCGCAGCTATAGAGGAGATTCGGCGAATTCGCAACGTCGACACGACCGCGATGGTGGCGAGTGGAAGCGTGGTGACCGGAAGGATTACCGTTCTGACCGTAGCAATCGCTTCGAGTCTAAGGGCCAAAAGCGCCAACATAGCCAGCGTGGCGGTTCTGATCGGGATAAGCATTTCAACGGGCCTATGCGTTCTGGATATCGCGAAGAACGCATTACTAAGCGCCTGAATGAGCCTGCATTGCCCGCTGATATTGATGTGCGTGATCTGGACCCGATGGTTCTTCAAGATCTAAAGGTACTGGCTAAAGATAACGCTGACGCAGTCGCGAAGCATATGATCATGGCCGCAGTTTGGATGTCTGAAGATCCAGAATTAGCTTTGAAGCACGCTCGTGCAGCTAAAGATCGTGCAGGAAGGGTCGCAATCGCTCGTGAGACCTGTGGTATTGCTGCATATCACGCAGGTGAATGGAAAGAGGCTTTGTCTGAGCTTCGCGCCGCGCGTCGTATGAGTGGTGGCCCAGGACTCATCGCAGTTATGGCTGACTGCGAACGCGGTTTAGGACGTCCAGAAAAAGTTATTGAGCTTGCTCGCAATGAAGATACTAAGCATTTGGATCATGAGACCCGTATTGAGCTTGCGATTGTAGTAGCTGGTGCACGTCTTGATTTGGGACAACCTGAGTCTGCGGTAGCCACTTTGGAGAGCATGAATCCAAAAGAAAATGCTTCTGGACTCGAAGCAGCCCGACTTTCTTACGCCTATGCTGATGCTTTGTTGCAATCGGGAAGAAAAGAGGATGCTCATCGTTGGTTCACCATTTGCAAAGTGCAAGACATTGACGAGACTACCGATGTAGTTGATCGCTTGGAGTCTCTCGCTCATTAA
- the argH gene encoding argininosuccinate lyase — translation MQKHGTNEGALWGGRFSGGPSEAMFALSVSTHFDWVLAPYDVLASKAHARVLNKAKLLSDSDLETMLGGLDKLGKAVASGEFKPLPTDEDVHGAMERGLIDIVGPEIGGRLRAGRSRNDQVATLFRMWVRDAVRSVALQVTELVDALAYQATQHPRAIMPGKTHSQAAQPVLLAHQLLAHAQPLLRDIDRIRDLDKRLAISPYGSGALAGSSLHLDPEAIAQELGFDSACDNSIDGTSSRDFAAETAYVLAQIAIDMSRLAEEIIYWCTPEYGYVTLADAWSTGSSIMPQKKNPDVAELTRGKTGRLIGNLSGLLATLKAQPLAYNRDLQEDKEPIVDSFAQLNLLLPAMTGLVSTLTFHEDRLLSLAPAGFTLATDLAEWMVRQGVPFREAHEASGACVRIAESRGVGLDELTDDELASVDVRLTPEVRTVLTVEGAVASRATRGGTAGVRVEEQRSRVEAASQYFKEWALTPVRK, via the coding sequence GTGCAAAAACACGGTACTAATGAAGGCGCGCTTTGGGGCGGCCGCTTCTCTGGCGGCCCTTCAGAGGCGATGTTCGCGTTATCTGTATCTACGCACTTTGACTGGGTTTTAGCTCCGTACGATGTTCTAGCCTCAAAAGCCCATGCTCGTGTTTTGAACAAGGCGAAACTACTTTCTGACTCCGATTTAGAGACAATGCTTGGCGGTCTCGACAAGTTGGGCAAAGCTGTAGCTTCAGGTGAATTCAAGCCATTGCCGACCGATGAGGACGTCCATGGTGCAATGGAGCGCGGACTTATCGACATCGTGGGCCCTGAAATAGGCGGACGCCTGCGTGCTGGTCGTTCCCGAAACGATCAGGTTGCCACCTTGTTCAGGATGTGGGTTCGTGATGCCGTGCGTTCAGTAGCCTTGCAGGTTACCGAGCTTGTCGATGCCTTGGCATATCAAGCGACTCAGCATCCTCGTGCGATTATGCCTGGAAAGACGCATTCCCAAGCAGCCCAGCCTGTTTTGCTAGCACATCAGTTGCTCGCTCATGCGCAGCCGTTGCTTCGTGACATCGATCGTATTCGAGATCTAGATAAACGCCTTGCTATTTCTCCATATGGTTCAGGTGCATTAGCTGGTTCATCTTTACACTTGGATCCTGAGGCGATTGCCCAAGAGTTAGGATTCGACTCAGCGTGTGATAACTCGATTGATGGTACGTCTTCGCGTGACTTTGCAGCGGAAACTGCATATGTTCTCGCGCAAATTGCCATTGACATGTCGCGATTAGCTGAAGAAATTATTTACTGGTGTACACCAGAGTACGGCTATGTAACTCTTGCTGATGCTTGGTCAACTGGCTCATCAATCATGCCGCAAAAGAAGAATCCTGATGTTGCTGAATTAACTCGAGGCAAGACTGGACGCTTGATCGGAAATCTTTCAGGGCTTTTGGCAACGCTTAAAGCGCAGCCGCTCGCCTACAACAGAGATCTTCAGGAAGATAAAGAGCCGATTGTTGATTCGTTTGCTCAGTTGAACTTGTTGCTTCCAGCTATGACTGGTCTCGTTTCTACGCTTACCTTCCACGAAGACCGACTTCTTTCTTTAGCACCAGCAGGATTTACTCTTGCTACTGACTTGGCTGAGTGGATGGTACGTCAAGGTGTTCCATTCCGCGAAGCTCACGAAGCTTCCGGTGCATGCGTTAGGATCGCAGAATCTCGTGGTGTAGGCCTCGACGAGCTTACTGATGATGAACTTGCTTCCGTAGATGTACGCTTGACGCCAGAGGTACGTACAGTGCTTACTGTCGAAGGTGCAGTTGCATCGCGAGCTACACGCGGTGGGACAGCAGGTGTAAGAGTTGAAGAACAACGTTCTCGAGTAGAAGCCGCCTCTCAATATTTTAAAGAATGGGCGCTAACTCCTGTTCGTAAGTGA
- a CDS encoding NAD kinase has product MTIDCLEDRRVLLVPHTGRPQNVASAALAAELLDDSGVGVRVLVPAEDTTVATHPVLGQFERVSHSPQATQSVDLVLVLGGDGTFLRAADLAHGADLPVLGINLGHVGFLAEWEKDSLDEAVRRVTKGSFRIEERMTLDVSVYDSDGTAIGRGWALNEISIENSNRSGVLDATLEIDSRPVSSFGCDGIIVSTPTGSTAYAFSAGGPVLWPELDAILVVPNNAHALFTKPLVVSPRSSVAVESHPSAFPATAVMDGFRSISVPPGARVEVKRGSRSIKWVRLDDIPFTDRLVTKLRLPVEGWRGPKNHDSTD; this is encoded by the coding sequence ATGACTATCGATTGCCTTGAAGATCGCAGAGTTTTACTAGTTCCGCATACCGGAAGACCTCAAAATGTTGCTTCAGCTGCGCTAGCTGCCGAGCTTCTCGACGATTCAGGCGTCGGAGTTCGTGTTCTCGTTCCGGCCGAAGACACAACGGTTGCAACGCATCCAGTTTTGGGACAATTTGAACGGGTTTCTCATTCTCCTCAAGCGACTCAAAGTGTTGATCTAGTACTGGTATTAGGCGGCGACGGTACATTTCTGCGTGCAGCTGATCTCGCCCATGGTGCTGATCTACCAGTGTTAGGTATCAACCTAGGACATGTCGGTTTTTTGGCTGAATGGGAGAAGGATTCCTTAGACGAAGCTGTCCGTAGAGTTACAAAAGGAAGTTTCAGAATTGAAGAACGTATGACTCTCGATGTCAGCGTTTACGATTCAGATGGTACTGCAATTGGTCGAGGGTGGGCTTTGAATGAAATTAGTATCGAAAATAGCAACCGAAGTGGTGTTTTGGATGCAACATTAGAAATTGATAGTCGGCCTGTAAGTTCATTTGGGTGTGACGGCATCATAGTTTCAACACCTACGGGTTCGACCGCTTATGCTTTTTCCGCAGGTGGTCCCGTGTTGTGGCCTGAACTAGACGCCATTTTGGTCGTACCGAACAACGCACATGCACTATTCACCAAGCCACTAGTAGTAAGTCCTCGGTCATCTGTGGCAGTGGAATCGCATCCTAGCGCATTTCCTGCTACTGCTGTCATGGATGGATTCCGTTCGATTTCCGTCCCACCAGGTGCACGAGTAGAAGTCAAGCGCGGTTCTCGGTCGATTAAGTGGGTACGGTTGGATGACATCCCGTTCACGGACAGACTTGTCACGAAATTGCGGTTGCCCGTAGAAGGGTGGAGGGGACCTAAGAATCATGATTCCACAGATTAA
- the recN gene encoding DNA repair protein RecN: MLSDITIHNLGVIPSASLELSEGLTVLTGETGAGKTMVVTGLRLLAGGRAEAQRVRSGSSQAVVEGRFLLDSVAPESAEMARAVVSAAGGALDENGEVIVSRTVSAQGRSRAHLGGRSVPAANLVEFSKEVLTIHGQNDQLRLLNSDRQRDALDRFSQKISALMTVYSEAYRAWKNLSKDLQERQASKRELAQEVDRLEFAIREISEVDPQPGEEADLLVQITRLQDVDDLRAQAVGALSVIDGAAGVEGYATCDSSDSNAASDLIGQALSSVRVSSDPTLQGVSQQLEAVTSILMEVSAQLGGFLDELPADPKMLDELLQRQQALKQLTRKYASDIDGVIKWKLKAEQKLESIDVSPEALDQLKKETALAERKMNDAGMALRAARIEAAQELSNAVTKELHGLAMPKAMFSVVVHPTEPQPSGFDEVEFCLAPNKATDPRPLASSASGGELSRVMLALEVILSAGQHGNTLVFDEVDAGVGGRAAVEIGRRLARLAQNNQVIVVTHLPQVAAYADTHLHVAKDVGESTVTSGVEKLSEQRRVEDLARMLAGLEDTDTGRAHAKELFEKAQAENRAFRV; this comes from the coding sequence ATGCTTTCCGATATCACCATTCACAACCTTGGGGTTATTCCGAGTGCGTCACTTGAGCTGAGTGAGGGTCTTACCGTTTTGACCGGCGAAACAGGCGCCGGTAAAACGATGGTCGTTACAGGATTGAGACTGCTGGCAGGTGGCCGTGCCGAAGCTCAACGTGTTCGAAGTGGCAGTAGCCAAGCTGTTGTAGAAGGGCGATTTTTACTGGACTCTGTTGCCCCCGAATCGGCCGAAATGGCACGTGCGGTGGTATCCGCAGCAGGAGGTGCGCTAGATGAAAATGGTGAGGTTATAGTTTCCCGCACAGTGAGTGCACAAGGGCGCTCTCGTGCGCACCTTGGAGGTCGCTCCGTTCCTGCGGCGAACTTAGTGGAGTTTTCGAAAGAAGTTCTCACAATTCATGGTCAAAATGACCAGCTTCGGTTACTTAATAGCGATCGCCAGCGAGATGCACTCGATCGTTTTTCCCAAAAGATTAGTGCTTTAATGACAGTTTATTCCGAAGCGTATAGAGCGTGGAAAAATCTCTCGAAGGACCTCCAGGAACGTCAAGCATCGAAACGGGAACTTGCACAAGAAGTCGATCGCCTAGAGTTTGCTATTCGAGAGATTAGTGAGGTCGATCCGCAACCAGGTGAAGAAGCGGATCTTCTTGTTCAAATCACACGACTACAAGACGTAGATGATCTTCGGGCGCAGGCTGTAGGAGCGCTTTCTGTAATTGATGGTGCTGCAGGGGTTGAAGGATATGCTACGTGTGACTCTAGTGACTCCAATGCAGCTTCGGATCTTATTGGTCAAGCACTATCAAGTGTCAGGGTAAGTAGTGATCCCACATTACAAGGTGTTTCGCAACAGCTAGAAGCTGTTACATCAATCTTGATGGAAGTTTCTGCTCAATTAGGTGGTTTTCTAGATGAATTACCAGCGGATCCTAAAATGTTAGACGAATTGCTTCAACGGCAGCAGGCACTCAAACAGTTAACACGCAAGTATGCTTCTGACATCGATGGCGTTATCAAATGGAAGCTTAAAGCTGAGCAAAAACTGGAATCGATTGATGTTTCACCTGAAGCTCTTGATCAGCTCAAAAAGGAAACAGCTCTGGCAGAGCGAAAAATGAATGATGCCGGTATGGCTTTGCGCGCAGCTCGTATCGAAGCTGCGCAGGAACTTAGTAATGCAGTCACGAAAGAGCTGCACGGATTGGCTATGCCTAAGGCCATGTTTTCAGTGGTTGTACATCCAACGGAACCACAACCTTCTGGGTTCGATGAAGTTGAGTTTTGCTTAGCACCAAATAAAGCTACTGATCCTCGGCCATTGGCTTCGTCGGCATCAGGAGGCGAGCTGTCTCGTGTCATGCTTGCTTTGGAAGTTATTCTTTCGGCAGGGCAACATGGAAATACGCTTGTGTTCGACGAGGTGGATGCAGGAGTTGGTGGGCGCGCTGCAGTAGAAATCGGGCGTCGATTAGCTCGTCTTGCCCAAAATAACCAAGTCATTGTTGTTACGCATTTGCCACAAGTGGCTGCCTATGCAGATACCCATTTACATGTCGCGAAAGACGTTGGTGAATCAACAGTGACATCGGGTGTAGAAAAATTGTCGGAACAACGTCGAGTTGAGGATCTCGCTCGTATGCTCGCGGGACTTGAGGACACTGATACTGGGCGGGCACACGCCAAAGAGCTTTTTGAGAAGGCTCAAGCGGAAAACCGTGCGTTTCGCGTTTAG
- a CDS encoding HAD hydrolase-like protein: MLLRMTVLDEYDALLFDLDGTVWEGGRALPFAVDSINQANLPLMYVTNNASRGPEVVASLLSGMGIFTQPEQVLTSAQAAIDLALKEVPVGSNVLVLGTDSFKSLAAEAGYMVVNSADMEPVAVFHGHNPATSWTELSEAALAIRCGAKYYASNLDTTLPSERGLCVGNGSMVAAVVSATGVQPVSAGKPGAAMFHVAAEKLASEHPLAVGDRLNTDIAGGVAAGFDTLHLLTGVSQHWALIHAIESERPTLIAEDLRALSSDRSVLMPQMQGDFNAYLQGTEIVLDGGLTASTSTEALRSVLSVAWQSAEFGGTVKPVSEHAIRCMSEWR, encoded by the coding sequence ATGCTGTTACGCATGACTGTTTTGGATGAGTATGATGCCCTGTTGTTTGACCTAGACGGTACTGTCTGGGAAGGCGGCAGGGCGTTACCTTTTGCCGTTGACTCAATTAATCAAGCAAATCTTCCGCTCATGTATGTGACCAACAATGCCTCGCGTGGCCCAGAAGTAGTTGCCTCTTTGTTGTCTGGTATGGGTATTTTTACTCAACCTGAACAGGTTCTTACCTCAGCCCAAGCAGCGATCGATCTAGCTCTCAAAGAGGTACCTGTTGGTAGCAACGTCTTGGTGTTAGGCACAGATTCGTTTAAATCTCTGGCTGCAGAAGCAGGTTATATGGTAGTGAACTCTGCTGATATGGAGCCTGTTGCCGTCTTCCATGGTCATAATCCCGCCACTAGTTGGACTGAATTGAGCGAGGCTGCTCTGGCTATTAGATGTGGCGCTAAATATTACGCGTCAAATTTAGATACAACTCTTCCGAGTGAGCGAGGGCTTTGCGTTGGTAACGGGTCGATGGTGGCGGCGGTTGTGAGCGCAACAGGAGTTCAACCTGTTTCAGCGGGCAAACCGGGTGCTGCTATGTTCCATGTTGCCGCTGAAAAACTGGCTTCAGAGCACCCGTTAGCTGTCGGTGATCGTTTAAATACCGATATTGCTGGTGGCGTTGCTGCGGGGTTTGATACCCTGCATCTTCTTACTGGCGTATCCCAGCATTGGGCGCTCATTCATGCTATTGAATCGGAACGCCCGACTCTTATAGCTGAGGATTTACGTGCTCTTAGCTCTGATAGAAGTGTGTTAATGCCTCAAATGCAGGGGGATTTTAACGCTTATCTTCAAGGAACCGAAATTGTTCTTGACGGTGGTTTGACGGCTTCGACTTCTACGGAAGCGTTGAGATCAGTGTTGTCTGTAGCGTGGCAAAGTGCTGAATTTGGTGGCACTGTTAAACCGGTCAGTGAACATGCTATTCGGTGTATGTCTGAATGGCGTTAA
- a CDS encoding Trm112 family protein, translating into MSIDPKLLEVLACPQDKGPLKYLEAEQVLVNERLEIAYRIDDGIPVMLVEESIAWPPAEK; encoded by the coding sequence ATGAGTATTGACCCTAAGCTGCTTGAAGTGCTGGCCTGCCCTCAGGATAAAGGCCCACTAAAATATCTTGAGGCGGAACAAGTCCTCGTTAATGAACGCCTCGAGATTGCCTATCGAATTGATGATGGCATTCCAGTAATGCTTGTCGAAGAATCCATCGCCTGGCCACCAGCAGAAAAATAA
- a CDS encoding argininosuccinate synthase, with protein sequence MTNRVVLAYSGGLDTSVAIPYLAKMTGGEVVAVSLDLGQGGEDMESVRQRALDCGAVESIVIDAKDEFANDYCLPTIKANGMYMKQYPLVSAISRPLIVKHLVEAAKEHGGTHVSHGCTGKGNDQVRFEVGFRNLAPELQIIAPARDYAWTRDKAIAFAEEINLPIEQSKKSPFSIDQNVWGRAVETGFLEDLWNPPTKDLYSYTEDPALGNAPDEIIISFKAGVPVAIDGRPVTVLEAIEEMNRRAGAQGIGRLDMVEDRLVGIKSREVYEAPGAIALITAHQAMEDVTIERELARYKRGIDARWSEEVYDGLWYAPLKRSLDAFIENTQEHVTGDIRMVMHAGKCTVNGRRSEHSLYDFDLATYDTGDTFDQTLAKGFVELHGLSSKISNKRDREAQ encoded by the coding sequence ATGACCAATCGTGTCGTCCTCGCCTATTCAGGTGGACTCGATACCTCCGTTGCAATTCCATACCTAGCTAAGATGACTGGTGGCGAAGTTGTCGCAGTTTCTTTGGATCTTGGCCAAGGTGGAGAGGACATGGAGTCCGTTCGTCAGCGTGCACTTGATTGTGGTGCGGTTGAATCTATCGTCATTGACGCTAAAGATGAGTTTGCCAATGATTACTGCCTGCCGACTATCAAAGCAAACGGCATGTACATGAAGCAGTACCCTTTGGTTTCTGCAATCTCTCGTCCACTCATCGTGAAGCACTTGGTAGAAGCCGCTAAAGAACATGGTGGTACCCATGTTTCCCATGGTTGTACTGGTAAAGGAAACGATCAGGTTCGATTTGAGGTAGGTTTCCGCAACCTTGCTCCAGAACTGCAGATCATTGCCCCAGCCCGTGATTACGCATGGACTCGCGATAAGGCGATTGCTTTTGCTGAAGAGATTAATCTACCTATCGAGCAATCCAAGAAGTCGCCATTCTCCATCGATCAAAATGTTTGGGGACGCGCCGTAGAGACCGGCTTCCTCGAGGACCTCTGGAACCCGCCGACAAAAGATCTATACTCCTACACTGAAGATCCAGCTCTCGGCAATGCTCCTGATGAGATCATCATTAGCTTCAAAGCTGGTGTTCCGGTAGCAATCGATGGACGTCCAGTCACCGTACTTGAAGCAATCGAAGAAATGAACCGTCGTGCAGGTGCACAAGGCATTGGCCGTCTGGACATGGTGGAAGATCGTCTCGTTGGTATTAAATCTCGCGAGGTCTACGAGGCTCCAGGCGCAATTGCATTGATTACAGCACACCAAGCTATGGAAGATGTGACCATTGAACGTGAGCTTGCACGTTACAAGCGCGGAATCGACGCTCGTTGGTCTGAAGAGGTGTACGACGGATTGTGGTACGCGCCACTCAAGCGTTCTTTGGATGCGTTCATTGAAAATACTCAAGAGCACGTAACAGGTGACATTCGCATGGTCATGCATGCTGGTAAGTGCACCGTAAACGGACGTCGTTCTGAGCATTCGCTTTACGACTTCGACTTGGCTACTTATGACACCGGTGATACCTTCGACCAGACCTTGGCTAAGGGTTTTGTAGAACTTCACGGTTTGTCATCCAAGATCTCGAACAAGCGTGACCGTGAGGCACAATAG
- a CDS encoding TlyA family RNA methyltransferase, translating into MQPRRRLDAELVRRKIARSREQAVEMIKDGRVHVQGFVAKKPATQVTPEASIRVEDAGLDDWASRGAHKLLGALAEFKSKGLNVSGRRALDAGASTGGFSDVLLRESASEVVAVDVGYGQLIWRLRNDARVKVLDRTNIRNLSLEITDGPCDLMVGDLSFISLKLTLPAITACMSDGADLLPMVKPQFEVGKERLGHGGVVRDPKLRAEVTEDIALFAQQLGLSFVDVVASPLPGPSGNVEYFLWLKKDSGRSAKGLQEIHEKVAEAVQKGPQ; encoded by the coding sequence ATGCAACCTAGAAGGCGCCTCGATGCCGAGCTTGTTCGTCGTAAAATCGCACGCTCTCGCGAGCAAGCAGTAGAGATGATTAAAGATGGCCGGGTCCACGTACAGGGTTTCGTTGCCAAGAAGCCAGCCACCCAAGTGACCCCAGAGGCATCAATTCGTGTAGAAGATGCTGGTTTGGATGATTGGGCATCTCGTGGCGCTCATAAATTATTGGGTGCACTCGCAGAGTTTAAATCTAAAGGCTTGAATGTTTCTGGACGTCGTGCGCTTGATGCTGGTGCATCAACTGGTGGTTTCTCAGATGTTCTACTGCGGGAATCTGCTTCTGAGGTCGTAGCAGTCGATGTTGGGTATGGTCAGCTCATTTGGCGATTACGAAATGATGCTCGTGTTAAGGTTTTGGACCGCACCAATATTCGAAATCTGAGCTTGGAAATAACAGATGGCCCCTGCGATTTAATGGTGGGTGATCTTTCGTTTATCTCTCTGAAGCTCACTTTGCCAGCTATCACAGCCTGCATGAGTGATGGTGCGGACCTTTTACCCATGGTTAAACCCCAGTTTGAGGTAGGTAAAGAACGACTAGGACACGGCGGAGTGGTCCGTGACCCCAAGCTTCGGGCAGAGGTCACCGAAGATATCGCATTATTTGCTCAGCAACTTGGACTGAGTTTTGTCGATGTAGTCGCATCACCATTACCTGGTCCATCAGGAAATGTTGAATATTTCCTCTGGCTAAAAAAGGATTCAGGTAGGTCTGCTAAGGGGTTACAAGAGATTCATGAAAAAGTCGCGGAAGCAGTCCAGAAAGGTCCGCAGTAA
- the tyrS gene encoding tyrosine--tRNA ligase, with translation MNIIDELQWRGLINQSTDIDALREACEKPITLYCGFDPTGDSLHAGHLVPMIMLRRFQEAGHRPITLAGGATGFIGDPRDVGERSMLPQDTIEHNLESIKKQLLSFVRFDGDNPAIMVNNADWTMSMSVVDFLRDVGKNFSLNTMLDRETVKRRLETDGISYTEFSYMLLQANDFVQLNREYDCVLQIGGGDQWGNIVSGVDLNRRVSGTKTHALTVPLVTDAQGQKFGKSTGGGKLWLDPEKTSAYSWYQYFLNAGDSVVIDYLRWFTFLTQEEIAELETEVRERPHQRAAQRRLAQEMTDLVHGHDATVSVELAAQALFGRASLQDLDEATLDGALSETVIFEVPAGESPTVIDLLIGAGLVNSKGAARRTIKEGGAYVNNERIESEDWQPTDEVLLHGAWLVLRKGKKNFAGVKYSA, from the coding sequence ATGAACATTATCGACGAACTCCAATGGCGTGGCCTGATTAATCAGTCCACCGACATCGACGCGTTGCGAGAAGCATGCGAAAAACCGATCACACTTTACTGCGGGTTTGATCCAACTGGTGACTCTCTACACGCAGGTCACTTGGTACCGATGATTATGCTCCGACGTTTCCAAGAAGCTGGTCACCGACCGATTACTCTTGCTGGGGGTGCAACAGGTTTTATTGGGGATCCACGCGACGTGGGGGAGCGTTCTATGCTGCCCCAAGATACTATCGAGCACAATCTTGAGTCGATTAAAAAACAACTTCTGTCATTTGTCCGATTTGATGGTGATAATCCAGCCATCATGGTGAACAATGCTGACTGGACTATGTCTATGTCAGTAGTTGATTTTTTGCGTGATGTCGGAAAAAACTTCTCACTAAATACGATGCTGGATCGTGAAACTGTCAAACGACGCTTGGAAACAGACGGAATCTCTTATACAGAGTTTTCCTACATGCTGCTCCAAGCTAATGATTTTGTTCAGCTGAATCGTGAATACGACTGTGTCCTGCAAATCGGTGGTGGAGATCAATGGGGCAACATTGTTTCGGGTGTGGATCTCAATCGTCGAGTATCCGGAACAAAAACTCATGCACTGACCGTTCCTCTTGTAACTGATGCCCAGGGACAGAAATTTGGTAAGTCGACGGGCGGCGGAAAGCTTTGGCTTGATCCGGAGAAAACCTCCGCATATTCGTGGTATCAGTATTTCCTCAATGCGGGAGATTCTGTCGTCATTGATTACCTTCGATGGTTTACTTTCTTAACTCAAGAAGAAATCGCTGAATTAGAAACTGAAGTACGGGAGCGTCCTCACCAAAGAGCTGCTCAACGCCGACTTGCTCAAGAGATGACTGATTTAGTCCATGGACACGATGCGACTGTCTCGGTTGAGTTGGCTGCTCAAGCACTTTTCGGCCGTGCTTCTTTGCAAGATCTAGATGAAGCTACGTTGGATGGTGCATTGTCCGAAACCGTAATTTTTGAAGTTCCCGCAGGTGAATCGCCTACGGTTATCGATCTTCTCATCGGTGCAGGTCTTGTTAACTCGAAGGGAGCTGCGCGTAGAACAATTAAAGAAGGCGGCGCATACGTCAATAATGAGCGAATTGAATCAGAAGATTGGCAACCAACTGATGAGGTTTTGCTACATGGAGCATGGTTAGTTCTTCGTAAAGGAAAGAAAAACTTTGCAGGTGTGAAGTACTCCGCGTAA